In a genomic window of Seriola aureovittata isolate HTS-2021-v1 ecotype China chromosome 11, ASM2101889v1, whole genome shotgun sequence:
- the crfb2 gene encoding cytokine receptor family member b2, whose protein sequence is MDVMTSLFWMLIWLPQVLSAMSKVPQPVNLNLTSIHLIHMLKWQPGPETPPGVYYNVTVNTDKGKYWVPVPGCERVQHPLVCNVSDVFPELRQVYLVQVTAWLEGQASQPLTHPGFIPIKDTHMDLPLLTVIPCGRNLCVDLQPPLEHLREAYETLDYKLKIQSNSADRAQFFKETKSLRGQILEDLAPGRQYCVSVCFSDSLESKNSNYSQPVCAFTSRLYAADPWISALLCLLVIFGVVVFGVLISTGFICLKRRPLPQVLTSIHHVDVVLVVTPSRTSLSSLLNVKATLPSAGERRSSCSSSEESDGQSGTESNGDSRRGYKLRGGTNLLSSSSSSSSSLSAPLSPEPEPQPGCSSNQTSDLFSPLQTEVPVLTETHPSVEVDHTLSTHTDTHSVTVVTIHTGKEGEDNQDVNLLTLTFGSHEEEEEEHLGVAEPESHSASEEVKITPVQPSQTWDDQEVTIETVSCSADDNDDDEEEESGYMGRPCTNVLKNLL, encoded by the exons ATGGATGTCATGACTTCTCTCTTTTGGATGCTCATATGGCTCCCTCAGGTGCTGTCAG CTATGAGTAAAGTGCCCCAGCCTGTCAACCTCAACCTGACCTCCATCCACCTCATTCACATGTTGAAATGGCAGCCTGGACCAGAGACCCCTCCTGGAGTCTACTACAATGTCACTGTCAACACAGACAA GGGAAAATACTGGGTGCCAGTGCCTGGCTGCGAGCGTGTCCAGCACCCACTGGTTTGCAACGTCTCAGATGTCTTCCCTGAACTGAGACAAGTCTACTTAGTCCAGGTGACAGCATGGCTGGAAGGACAGGCCTCACAACCGCTGACTCACCCAGGATTTATTCCCATCAAAGACA CTCACATGGACCTGCCCCTGCTGACTGTGATTCCCTGTGGCAGAAACCTGTGTGTGGACCTTCAGCCGCCCTTGGAACATCTTAGAGAGGCCTATGAGACACTTGATTACAAACTCAAGATCCAGAGCAACAGTGCAGACAGAGCCCAG TTCTTCAAGGAAACCAAGTCTCTGAGAGGACAGATTCTGGAGGATCTGGCCCCTGGAAGACAGTACTGTGTCTCAGTCTGCTTCTCAGATAGCTTGGAGTCCAAGAACTCCAACTACAGCCAGCCTGTGTGTGCTTTCACCTCTCGCCTCTATGCTGCAG ACCCATGGATCTCAGCCTTGCTCTGCTTATTGGTGATTTTCGGTGTGGTGGTCTTTGGCGTGCTGATCTCCACTGGTTTCATCTGTCTGAAGAGGAGACCACTACCACAGGTCCTG acCTCCATCCATCACGTAGACGTGGTCCTGGTCGTCACTCCATCCAGAACGTCTCTATCCTCCCTCCTGAATGTTAAAGCCACACTGCCCTCtgcaggtgagaggaggagcagctgctCTTCGTCAGAGGAGAGTGATGGACAGAGTGGGACAGAGAGTAACGGAGACAGCAGAAGAGGTTATAAACTGCGGGGGGGCACTAACCtcttgtcctcctcttcttcatcttcatcatctttatcaGCTCCTTTATCCCCAGAGCCTGAACCACAGCCCGGCTGCTCCTCAAACCAAACATCAGACCTCTTCAGTCCACTTCAGACTGAAGTTCCTGTTTTAACAGAGACACATCCCAGTGTTGAAGTGGACcacacactgagcacacacacagacacacacagtgtgactgTTGTAACAATCCACACAGGTAAGGAGGGGGAGGACAACCAGGACGTTAACCTCCTCACATTAACCTTTGGCAGccatgaggaagaggaggaggagcatcTAGGTGTGGCCGAGCCAGAGTCTCATTCAGCCTCAGAGGAGGTCAAAATCACACCAGTTCAACCTTCACAAACCTGGGATGACCAGGAAGTTACCATAGAGACCGTCTCCTGCTCtgctgatgataatgatgatgatgaggaggaggagtctggaTATATGGGGCGTCCATGTACTAATGTTTTAAAGAATTTATTATAG
- the crfb1 gene encoding cytokine receptor family member b1 isoform X2 — MNCFPPGLFLMSLLHSVLGSLPAPVNVTVNSVNFQHVLRWDPAPGTPPGTEYNIFKRLQGKKRRKVLNSTTASLKLKLHNERTYYLSVQASYNQTLSPESHNICFTPYKDTKIGPPEVSLAGCGNCIKMNMSLLEPDSSTGIEDINKYYDVHFTVKWRREGHSVMSLETRNKSFTLDNLQEGMEYCVQVHTHIRLNGNTQPSTWECILTGPVEHRGPFVIGIVAALLIILLGLLMTSVFCLQYTGLICKVKATLPRAIIMVLNQGYTLTPNRTIPDSVSISSEKDKQRNHTSPTMPHPNEDEDEEEEEGLNVYMDRDAQLSSGESLPWGSGNVPMNSELGAPVDCGSLTKTLSAEMEVPDAQHEVGIPHRGLDEDETKAKVSVMPEDSQTGVQGHVTGEKEEEEEKEEEMKQEVFDSSGNINLFSVTLAALDAGEKEEEEQNARDSLTDLLRLGDLEAGQLTVQHTDSQTDYQNTHGAGYIRTCETQHEEEEEEEEETFSGYMAHT; from the exons ATGAACTGTTTCCCCCCGGGTCTGTTCCTGATGTCGCTGCTTCACTCTG TGCTCGGTTCCCTTCCTGCTCCAGTCAATGTGACTGTCAACTCTGTCAACTTCCAGCATGTACTGCGCTGGGACCCTGCACCAGGCACCCCACCAGGAACAGAGTACAATATCTTCAAGAG GTTGCAGGGGAAGAAACGGAGAAAGGTTCTGAACTCAACAACAGCATCATTAAAGCTGAAACTACACAATGAAAGGACGTATTACCTGAGTGTCCAGGCATCCTACAACCAAACCCTGTCTCCAGAGTCCCACAACATCTGCTTCACCCCGTACAAAGACA CCAAAATAGGTCCTCCAGAAGTGTCTCTGGCCGGTTGTGGAAACTGCATCAAAATGAACATGTCCCTGCTGGAGCCCGACAGTAGCACAGGGATCGAGGACATCAACAAGTACTATGACGTTCATTTCACTGTcaagtggaggagggagggacatTCAGTG ATGTCTCTGGAGACAAGAAACAAGAGTTTTACTCTTGATAACCTACAGGAGGGCATGGAGTACTGTGTacaggtgcacacacatatcCGTTTGAATGGAAACACTCAGCCCTCCACCTGGGAATGCATCCTTACGGGACCTGTGGAGCACAGAG gcccCTTTGTTATAGGTATAGTTGCTGCTCTTCTGATTATACTTCTGGGCCTCCTGATGACCTCTGTGTTTTGCCTCCAGTACACTGGACTCATTTGTAAAGTGAAGGCAACGTTGCCCAGAGCAATAATC ATGGTTCTTAACCAAGGCTACACCCTGACACCAAACAGGACCATCCCAGACTCAGTCTCCATTAGCTCAGAGAAGGACAAACAGAGGAACCACACCAGTCCCACAATGCCACATCCtaatgaggatgaagatgaggaggaagaggaggggctAAACGTCTACATGGACAGAGACGCACAGCTTTCCTCAGGGGAAAGTTTGCCCTGGGGCTCTGGTAATGTGCCGATGAACAGCGAGCTAGGTGCACCAGTGGATTGTGGGAGTCTGACAAAGACGTTGTCAGCTGAGATGGAGGTACCAGACGCACAGCATGAAGTTGGGATCCCACATCGGGGACTTGATGAAGATGAGACCAAAGCAAAGGTTTCTGTCATGCCTGAGGACAGTCAGACTGGAGTCCAGGGACATGTCACaggtgagaaagaggaggaggaggagaaggaggaggagatgaagcagGAGGTGTTTGACAGCTCCGGCAACATCAACCTATTCTCAGTCACCCTGGCCGCACTGGATGCGGgcgagaaagaggaagaggagcagaatgCAAGAGACTCTCTGACAGACCTTCTGAGACTAGGTGATCTAGAGGCTGGACAGCTCACAGTccaacacacagactcacaaactGATTATCAGAACACACATGGTGCAGGCTACATCAGAACCtgtgagacacaacatgaagaggaggaggaggaggaggaggaaacattcTCCGGATATATGGCACATACATGA
- the crfb1 gene encoding cytokine receptor family member b1 isoform X1 has translation MSHTFSDQTVNRLKLERCHCDRMNCFPPGLFLMSLLHSVLGSLPAPVNVTVNSVNFQHVLRWDPAPGTPPGTEYNIFKRLQGKKRRKVLNSTTASLKLKLHNERTYYLSVQASYNQTLSPESHNICFTPYKDTKIGPPEVSLAGCGNCIKMNMSLLEPDSSTGIEDINKYYDVHFTVKWRREGHSVMSLETRNKSFTLDNLQEGMEYCVQVHTHIRLNGNTQPSTWECILTGPVEHRGPFVIGIVAALLIILLGLLMTSVFCLQYTGLICKVKATLPRAIIMVLNQGYTLTPNRTIPDSVSISSEKDKQRNHTSPTMPHPNEDEDEEEEEGLNVYMDRDAQLSSGESLPWGSGNVPMNSELGAPVDCGSLTKTLSAEMEVPDAQHEVGIPHRGLDEDETKAKVSVMPEDSQTGVQGHVTGEKEEEEEKEEEMKQEVFDSSGNINLFSVTLAALDAGEKEEEEQNARDSLTDLLRLGDLEAGQLTVQHTDSQTDYQNTHGAGYIRTCETQHEEEEEEEEETFSGYMAHT, from the exons ATGTCTCATACATTTAGTGATCAG ACAGTGAACAGACTGAAGCTGGAGCGGTGTCACTGCGACAGGATGAACTGTTTCCCCCCGGGTCTGTTCCTGATGTCGCTGCTTCACTCTG TGCTCGGTTCCCTTCCTGCTCCAGTCAATGTGACTGTCAACTCTGTCAACTTCCAGCATGTACTGCGCTGGGACCCTGCACCAGGCACCCCACCAGGAACAGAGTACAATATCTTCAAGAG GTTGCAGGGGAAGAAACGGAGAAAGGTTCTGAACTCAACAACAGCATCATTAAAGCTGAAACTACACAATGAAAGGACGTATTACCTGAGTGTCCAGGCATCCTACAACCAAACCCTGTCTCCAGAGTCCCACAACATCTGCTTCACCCCGTACAAAGACA CCAAAATAGGTCCTCCAGAAGTGTCTCTGGCCGGTTGTGGAAACTGCATCAAAATGAACATGTCCCTGCTGGAGCCCGACAGTAGCACAGGGATCGAGGACATCAACAAGTACTATGACGTTCATTTCACTGTcaagtggaggagggagggacatTCAGTG ATGTCTCTGGAGACAAGAAACAAGAGTTTTACTCTTGATAACCTACAGGAGGGCATGGAGTACTGTGTacaggtgcacacacatatcCGTTTGAATGGAAACACTCAGCCCTCCACCTGGGAATGCATCCTTACGGGACCTGTGGAGCACAGAG gcccCTTTGTTATAGGTATAGTTGCTGCTCTTCTGATTATACTTCTGGGCCTCCTGATGACCTCTGTGTTTTGCCTCCAGTACACTGGACTCATTTGTAAAGTGAAGGCAACGTTGCCCAGAGCAATAATC ATGGTTCTTAACCAAGGCTACACCCTGACACCAAACAGGACCATCCCAGACTCAGTCTCCATTAGCTCAGAGAAGGACAAACAGAGGAACCACACCAGTCCCACAATGCCACATCCtaatgaggatgaagatgaggaggaagaggaggggctAAACGTCTACATGGACAGAGACGCACAGCTTTCCTCAGGGGAAAGTTTGCCCTGGGGCTCTGGTAATGTGCCGATGAACAGCGAGCTAGGTGCACCAGTGGATTGTGGGAGTCTGACAAAGACGTTGTCAGCTGAGATGGAGGTACCAGACGCACAGCATGAAGTTGGGATCCCACATCGGGGACTTGATGAAGATGAGACCAAAGCAAAGGTTTCTGTCATGCCTGAGGACAGTCAGACTGGAGTCCAGGGACATGTCACaggtgagaaagaggaggaggaggagaaggaggaggagatgaagcagGAGGTGTTTGACAGCTCCGGCAACATCAACCTATTCTCAGTCACCCTGGCCGCACTGGATGCGGgcgagaaagaggaagaggagcagaatgCAAGAGACTCTCTGACAGACCTTCTGAGACTAGGTGATCTAGAGGCTGGACAGCTCACAGTccaacacacagactcacaaactGATTATCAGAACACACATGGTGCAGGCTACATCAGAACCtgtgagacacaacatgaagaggaggaggaggaggaggaggaaacattcTCCGGATATATGGCACATACATGA